From Xiphophorus couchianus chromosome 4, X_couchianus-1.0, whole genome shotgun sequence, a single genomic window includes:
- the hsd17b12b gene encoding very-long-chain 3-oxoacyl-CoA reductase-B, whose protein sequence is MSFSGEAMLKAVEAPLFWLGVLTAAWLSVCSVYRLLSGFRVWVLGNGRLISPNKLGKWAVVTGATDGIGKAYAEELARRGFAIVLISRSQEKLDDVSKAIASKCGVETKTIAADFSAIDIYAKIQEGLAGLEIGLLVNNVGTSYSYPEFFLNIPNLDTFIDTMININITSVCQMTRLVLPQMVERKKGAILNISSASGMYPVPLLTVYSASKAFVDFFSRGLQAEYKSKGIIIQSILPFFVATKMSRIRRPTLDRPSPEHYVAAELNTVGLQTQTNGYLPHAIMGWVTTALLPAKMLNSYVMGMGLSQRARYLKKQKQG, encoded by the exons ATGTCTTTCAGCGGAGAAGCCATGTTGAAAGCCGTAGAAGCGCCGCTGTTCTGGCTGGGTGTTCTAACCGCGGCCTGGCTCTCCGTGTGCTCCGTGTATCGGCTACTGTCCGGCTTCAGGGTGTGGGTGCTGGGCAACGGAAGACTGATCTCCCCCAACAAACTGGGAAAGTGGGCAG TTGTAACAGGAGCCACAGATGGGATTGGGAAAGCATATGCAGAGGAG CTTGCCCGCAGAGGCTTTGCCATCGTTCTGATTAGTCGCTCTCAGGAGAAACTTGATGATGTATCCAAGGCAATCG CAAGCAAATGTGGTGTGGAGACCAAAACGATTGCAGCAGACTTCAGTGCTATAGATATTTATGCGAAGATTCAAGAGGGCCTTGCGGGACTGGAGATTGGCCTGCTGG tgaACAATGTGGGCACATCCTACTCCTACCCTGAATTCTTCCTCAACATTCCCAACCTGGACACG TTCATTGACACAATGATCAACATTAACATAACGTCGGTGTGCCAG atGACTCGTCTTGTTTTACCTCAAATGGTAGAAag GAAAAAGGGAGCCATCCTAAACATTTCATCTGCCAGTGGGATGTACCCTGTTCCTCTCCTCACCGTTTATTCTGCCTCCAAG GCATTTGTGGATTTCTTCTCCCGAGGACTGCAAGCTGAATACAAGAGCAAAGGGATCATCATTCAG aGCATTTTGCCGTTTTTTGTTGCCACCAAAATGAGTAGAATTCGTCGCCCTACCCTGGACAGACCTAGTCCAGAGCACTACGTTGCAGCTGAGCTCAACACCGTGGGGCTGCAGACTCAGACCAATGGGTACCTGCCGCATGCTATTATG GGTTGGGTGACTACAGCTCTGCTTCCAGCCAAGATGCTCAACAGCTACGTGATGGGGATGGGTCTGTCCCAGCGCGCTCGTTACCTCAAGAAGCAGAAGCAGGGGTAG